In the genome of Stomoxys calcitrans chromosome 4, idStoCalc2.1, whole genome shotgun sequence, the window aaccctcatcgacaagggctgccgcctcagtgtacgtgttcgcctcttttcgtcatgggagaggcacatctcggagtaccttctccgcacgcttctggtccgtgccgggattgaaaagaaccccggctGCCATTGGGATTGGCCCATAGATCGTATAATTCTTTTGcgatttgtctgaatttttgcacgactaTTTCTGCTATTACCTCTAACATCCATCCAAGACAAGTATGACCTGAATCGTtccataatatgatatagctttTATCTCTtggtttgacttcttaagacccaAAAGCATCaatcgagagataagtttatatgggagctatatcaggttgtggatcgattcaggccatacttggcttggatattGGAGGCAATAACagaaatcgtgcaaaatttcagacaaatcagataaaaattgcatcaaattttcaaactaatcggataaaaattgcttcatttagggtctcaagactACACTGAGAAGCCAGGGActgctgagatctgtttaagactgcctgaacataataaggtcctgccggcggagatccgggcgatcatggaatgcataAGGCGATtagtactaacgcgaggacgtcaagtgtgaacatatttacggacagtaaaatggccataagggcaataacaaccaggaggttaagattacgaacagtcttgcagtgtaaggagattaaagcctgctctgaggatggcacaatccacatcgtttgggtgccgggccataacggaataaggagcaatgaaaaggcagacaatttggcagtggAGGTCAAAGAACTGCCGACGATAaacgaagcttttcgggtcgacgtagtcctatttaagggcgtgggcgacaaacgcctactgtggaacagcaaaacagtcggtaggacggcgaaaaaaggggctcaagaaatataatcggaagatatattagtttatggatcgatttgaaccatatttgaggtgGATGCTGGCGGTCATAGAAAAGGCCagagtgtaaaattttagccaaatcggataataattgcgccctgtaggagTTTAAGAAATCTATTTGGAGGAGGTCAATTCAACGCCCACCGCTGAAAGTAGGCGTGGCATAGATCATATTGACTTCATATTTTGTCAGCGtcgtcttgtgcaaaattttagagtcCTAGCGTCTTGCTGTGATTTGTTGGCTCTAAAACCCCTGATTGGGCCCATAgtgcagagcaaggattgatgccaaagtGCAGGACTTATTGACTTGgacgaaccgtacttggcatgcctgttagaagtcatagaaaaacaccatatCCAAAATATcaagcaaatcgagtaataattgcgccctctgaggCTCAGAAATTCACActgggagatcgggttatatagcagctatatcgggttatcaaccgatttagaatatgcttgaaacagttgttgcaaatcatactaaaacgacatttgcaaaatttcaaccaaattcgggggatcggtttatatggcggctatatcaggttaaggtctgatttagaccatatttgagacagtttttgaagtcataccaaaacgatatgtgcaaaatttcaaccaaatctgataagaattgcgttctctaaaagcttaagaagtcaagacccaagataggtttatatggcaaccatatcaaagcatggaccgatttggcccatttacatttacagacggacggacatggctagattgttttaaaatgtcatgacgatcaagaatgtacatACTTTACGGGTTCCTAGATGCATAtctcgaggtgtaacaaacagaatgacgaaattagtataccctatggtggtgggtataaaaatgctcttTGGTGTAAGGTTGTCCAAGTTGAATTTACTCCTGTGGGAATTAAAAACTGATTGGATTGCGACAACGACAACAGTACCTGCTACCATAGCAATTTACTCGttaatatctttcgtttgatacctatattgcctaggttggagCCCATCTACCAAGGGCATTTTTTTGCCCTGcgggtcttggccccaaaaacgaAACTCAgattggtgtttttgggctCAAAACTAGGAAGGGgttgcaaaaattcaaaaaattttggatgcactctataaatttttctttttaatcaaAGCTTGCTGCAATCATGTCCGCCAGTAAGTTTTCTTTATCAACCTGgtcaataaatattgggttgcccaaaagtaattgcggatttttcatatagtcggcgttgacaaattttttcacagcttgtgactctgtaattgcattctttcttctgtcagttatcagctgttactttaagcttgctttagaaaaaaagtgtataaaaagtatatttgattaaagttcattctaagttttattaaaaatgcatttactttcttttaaaaaatccgcaattactttttgagcaacccaatatttggcctCTTGTACAAAAGTAGGAATAGCTTcgtatatatttttcaaaatgaaatcTGATGATGTCAGAACATGTCATATGTCATTTCCCGCCATTCGCGGGAATTGGCACTTAGATCTGgacgcaataccagacattaaccagcTAAGGGGCGtggtttggaaaacaatttggattttctttttttcgtggttacttttggtatttagagcgcacaacaagcatatgtccatattggcatgggcaTTTGGCGAACCCAGCCAAAATTCCTGGTGGGAGGTGGCTAAAACCCTTTGAATAGCAATTAAATGAGCAAATTTTGTGGAATGCCATAGCAATTTTGAAATTCTGGGGGTTAAAACTCCGAGAGGTGCTTAGCCCACCCCCACAGAGACCTATCTGCGCTTATGGGCTTGGGTCCGATTAATATCCTAAATCTATTGTTACCATTTTTATAGCTTCTAACATACCTTATGTCAAGTGTGATATTGTGGTTCTGTGTTATTTTCGGTATTTCCGTTAGATTATTGTTGGACAAATTCAAAAACTTCAACATCACCGAAGTCTTCATCGTTACATTCGATAGATTATTATTGGATAGGTTGAGGCATTTCACCTTGGACATGCGGGAGAATGTCTTCACAGTGCTGGTTATATTGCCATGCGTAATAGCCAATGATTGTAGCGTTTGAAATATGGGCGATGACAAATCGATTTCCGTCATTGTCATATTGTAGATATGTAAATTTGTCCAATTACTATAGTTGGGACAGGACGAGATCATGGTCAGTTGTGTAATGTTGCAGCAATACCAATTATTATGGGTGGCATTCGAGTTGGAATACTGACGACACATGCAAGCATTTACACCACCATGCCCAAGGTGATGATGGTTGGTATTGTTATTGTTGGGGTtgctgttaaaaaaattaaggcacATATTCTCTTCCATGGTAAAGCAAAAGTCCGGTGTTGATTCCATATGATTTATGGTACTGTTGGGATTGGCTGTTTCTGTTGTGGTCTGTAAGTTGTTGCCGTTGGCATTGCCATATATGACATTAGGGTTGGGCAAAACCGCTAAATGTTCCTGGTGGCCGCCAAAGTTTTCCTCTTCTTGTCCTCTGCCACTAACAGCTGTAGCCACACCATAGACAAGCAAGACCAACAACAATAGCGATCCATTGTGCTGCGGCGATGAAAAGAGAaggaataataaaagaaaatattatttgCTTGCCAAGATATGTTAATAGCTTAATTATAATTGTTTAGATAAATATTGACACGCTTCCGTGGATTCGAGTGTGGTATAATATTAAGTCATAATAATCATAAAATCATTTGGGGACTTCTTAATAGGTGCAGCTGTTTTTGAGAGCAAACAGCAAAGTATTATCAACCGAAAGTATATATTTGAATTGATGTTCGATAAAAGATGTTTCCAAGGCGCATTGGTTGCTTCAAGAAAAAACattgtatatactgcagttgtcagacctattatgctatatggtgttgtggtctggtggacggcgcttcaaaaaaccacctactgctcaatacttaaccggatctaaaggatggcttgtttgtgcatcacagtcgcactgaggacgacaccatctgatgcactgaatttaatgctacaacttatgcctttggacattttggctacccaaattgcagcgaccaccgccgtgaggttaaggaagctttctcattgcttatgtggcggctacggacactgtgttatccttgatacaatatccgatgttccaggccaagtggattacaccctacctgtgccgcttttttataaaaattactgcaccactattcctgacagaaccgattggaactacgaagaacagaagttacatagacttctataccaatggttccaaactaaacgaccaggtgggcttttgggTGTGCTCtaaaatctagaactggtcataacgAAAAGGCTAccccaccactgcagtgtgtatcaagccgaGTTccctgcaattaaggaagtggtggaatgggtaAGATAAAGTGtcattctcagacagccaggcagccattagatCCCTGGaggacgtatttctgaacacaaaaaccgccttcgactgttgcagatctctcaatgagatggctgaacagttcaaaattcacctgttctgggtgccgggccacggagatatcccagggaattgtaaagcagacgagcttacgagactaggaactaccttacacactccagggacattggaatctgtgggtatgcccctagcgacatgtaagctatgtttacaggaccaggtccgaagagcaacgaatgatagatggtcacaaagaggggactgtgagcattccaaaacaatgtggcctcatctagatttgaagaggtctactgctttgttgtCGTTGGcttgaacagacgtctcagtcattgtgtccgtcatgacaggtcactgtctaatcggcaaaacatgctaacagactgaaggtttccagcaacgatttttgcagaagctgaagGGACAGCGAGGAAGAAAACCCTCAACCCTCATATATTGGCCGAATGTATTTTAAAATCACCCTTCATTTGAACAACCGGAAGAAAAGAGAACAAAAGCAAACACCAATGTGTAATAAAGAaagcaaatactgagtgcttgtGACACAAGCCGATTTTTTAAAGCTGAAGTTTGCTCCACAGTAAGGAGGAGAAAAATGGTTGTGACTTTTTTCTAAGAAATCCCCCTTTTTCTGGctctttttcaaaaacaacCAATCCCATTTTTCtgctattcaaaatttcacaactATGAAGAAGGGAAGTCTGGTGTTAAAAGATTTATTGCTACAGTGCAATGTAATGTAGTCAAAATGTCTTTAAAATAGCCGGCTTCGCTTTGCTTTTTTTCCAAGGGTTTCAATTTATTCCAGCTGTTGTAAATGGATATCATTATGGGTAAGAGAAGAAGCCTTATACAAAGTTACTTGCCGACATCTATCTAGGCATATATGTATCTTTCtttttatcttatcttatcacGTTTCTTCGGCGATTCACatgcaaattttttatgataattataaaattttgtgccAGAGGTAGTTATATTAGCACATGTTATGACTTAGAaacttatagaaataaaaatgcatttattttgctAATTGCGAGTAGTAACGGCTGTGAATAGGtcacaaaaccaaaaacaatgCTCAATATGCATCTATTGtgtgaatgtatgtatgtatgtatgctagCCATACATTTTTGGTACTACCTAAGACCCTGCCAACATTTTCTGTCGTTTGAGTTACTGAGATGGGACACAAAAACCATCGCAGGCGATATCGTTTATTAGTCTAATAAATGTCTCGATATAAGGGGAAACATGCGATATATCTCCACGAGAAGCTAAAATATAAAAAGGTTTAAAATTCGGTTATATGTATCTTTCTTTTTATCTTATCTAATCACGTTTCTTCGGCGATTCACatgcaaattttttatgataatTATAAAATGTTGTGCCAAAGGTAGTTATATTAGACATGTTATGGCTTAGAaacttatagaaataaaattcatttattttgcTAATTGCGAACAGTAACTGCTGTGGATGGGtcacaaaaccaaaaacaatgctcaaattcataaatttgtgtgaatgtatgtatgtatgtatgtatgtagtcaTACATTTTTGTTACTACCTAagaccctgcaaacattttctatcgtgtgAGTCACTAAGTTGGGACACAAAAACAATCGCAGGCGATATCGCTTATTAGTCGATTAACAGCGAAactgcctattaaattattgcgaaatacgaaagatttttttcttggtCAGAAcgcaggatgcacttataaggtgaggtcatgcgaacagctgagtacaatttttttgttttgattttcctgTAAATCTAcaataaatgtcaaaggcttgatagcacagctgtgatttttctCTAAAATCTTGAggggatgttctatttgatccgatatttcacacataagcaacaaaacaatgtTATAaggatgaaaataaaaatataaaatgcatTTGAAAAAGATAAGTAGTAAAGCAAAGTTTATTTCTttaaccactttgacatttcaatttacggcacttgccactcaaggtagtagttttttgttgttctgctaatgacactacctcttaattgtaccacgGTCAGAAcgcaagtaaaaaaaaacaagacacAACAAGGACTACAATATGAAAGCAGAGTTGATTCgacccatttcgtgagcatttaattaggttaggttaggttgaaaagtgggtggttggttcatgtctggtattgtgtcttcacctaagttccggtatctgttggacgcgaaagccgggcaatgacaaaggaaatgatccaacgtctcatcatcttcaccgcatgccctacacatgctattacttgccgcaccgattttatctAAGTTAGCTCGTAATCTTTTGTGtcccccgttatgataccaatagctatgctgacctccttcttgcctcctttcagtaatagcctcgtcttctctcgatctggatccccccataggattttcgccgtcctaacgaccgtttccctgttccacaatgttgcatgtgcattcgtcgcccattcccttaaAACGGCAATagcctcacgatctggatccccccataggattttcgccgtcctaccgaccgtatcactgtttcacaatgttgcatgcgcattcgttaaCTCaggctgcgtcgacccgaaaggcttcgggttaaccaagtttactgacggtagtcctctggccttcactttttttagtccctgggttctcagtgtaaacccccaagcccactctgtcctctagctttgatccatccatgtaacatgatcttccagatggcaatagtagggtttcgtcaatccaagccTGTGCcggtggcagcagtgcctcgcactcgacttcaaggttcatctcaggggtccgatcggaaacctcttcccttccttccaggtttccaatcgtcgccgcgattataccgcgatggtatgagctgctcccatcctcaatccattctgccatcgccttaagtctcatagccgcagcggctgcctcacacttaatctgtatgtcaatgggtcggatatctagaataatgtGACACTTCCGACTACAGAACTTTCATGCCGAGCATTGGAAAATGGTGGCGAATACTGGTGAAAAAGcacttttttcataaaattgaacattttaagaaaagaaatttaaattttttataaactgtaaaaaccaaatttcaattgaattgaacATTTGTACCAGgaaggagaatggattgaaaaagtcaaaatcctTAAACTGCCGACTACTGGTATACTTACCCTACGTGCATTACGGCATAGTTTCCTTCACATGAAAGGAATAATGCATATTAAGAAAATGCAAACGGCGCAAACTTCATgcattgagagcagaattctgcttgcggcatgttCTTTGATAATTCTCATTTGTAGAcattcacaagcgccaccaaccagttTATGTGCGAAGTTCGaattctttatctatatatacGCCCATGTTCTTACTTTCGACCATTTTCATTTCCGCATCGTTTTTGAAATCCGCACATTTTGTTTTCCCATGTTCTGTGATTCGAGGGGAAGTCCACTTTCGATGCAAAAtcaaaaaacagctgattttgctGTGTTTAGTGaaatttgtaaacaaaacaagaagCAAACATACgtttatttgttttaagccggcatacaaatttgttagtttatcaaataatttttgtaaaatatgcCTGCAGGCATGTTTTTGGCTTTGTTAGCTTCTAGAAAAGAAGCATTTTATTTGGAACGTGTTAAACGTCGTAAGTTAAGGGATGCTTTTGATCCTACCGATATCCCAGATAGTTGGTGAGTTCTTGTCCACTTTAACATGTGTCATCTAAATAATACATATCATCCCATAGCTTCATTGCTCTGTATAGACTAAACAGGGAAGCATTTTCAGATGTTTTGAGAGAAGTTGGTccatatataaaaaaaggaaGCATTCCAGTTAAGCTTCAATTGGCGGCTACCCTAAGACATCTTGCAGTGGGCAGTTTTCAGGGAGTCATTGCAAACGACTTGAACATCGGTATTGCACGTACAACAATGTGCAAACTATTGTGGCAAGTTATAAAAGTGCTTGAAGACAAATTATgtccaaaatggataaatcTCGAAATGTCCGAAAATGAAATGCAATCGTCAAAGATGCACTTTTACGAAAAGTTCGGATTGCCTGGGGTGATAGGTTGCGTTGATGGCACACACATTAGGATAATTAAACCACCCTTGGATGCATCTCTCTACTACAACAGGAAGGGATATTTTAGCATTAATGCAATGATTGTGAGTACTACACAATTTGAGTTGAtatcaaaaaacctatttttcatttaagattTGTGACTACCAAATGAGAATTCGTGCTATAGAGGCTGGTAGGCCAGGATCTTCTCATGATTCATTTATTTGGAATTTAAgtgaagccaaaattttcttcACATCCCAAAGAAGGAATGGAATGCGAAACAGTTGGCTTCTAGGGGATAGTGGTTACCCACTTGAATCATTTCTCATGACTCCATTCAAAGATCCTCAACCTGGAACTCACCAGCACCGTTTTAATATTGCGCATACCTCAGCTAGGAATATAGTTGAAAGAACTATCGGCAATCTCAAGAGCAGATTTAGATGCTTACAAAACAGTGCGATTCAATATGTTCCGCAGAAGGTAGTTAAACTTGTCAACGTTTGTTGCGCATTGCACAACATTTGCAAGCACTACAATTTACGATATGAAGATATTCTTGTTGATAACGAACCCCCAGACCAAGAAGATGATATATATTCTGAGGAGAACGATGACTTGCCAAATAGCGCCGAAAGCCGAACAATTAGAGATAACATTGCATTATCACTCTCATAACTTTCACTAAAATAAATGccaatatttttaaaacttttattaaacaaaaaataaggaACTTTCAATTGCTTGTCCATTTTTTCCACTCTGGCCTAAGcttacaaaatacttaaaaataataaaaacaacagaaaaaaaatgtaactttGAGATCGCATTTAGTTCAGGTACGCACTCGGTCCAAAGCAAGATTTAACTGCCAAGATTTTAGTCTTCACCAAGACCAAGCTTTAGCTTTTCTAGCtccagaaattttattttgatctcaTTTTTGGTGACTAGACTTCGCTCTAATTGAATGTTGTGGCGTTTCATTTCGTGGAGCTCTTCTCTTTTAATAGATTCTATTGAAGTCAAAGTTtcacaaactttttttaaatcatttgacACCGTTTCCTTGAGTTTCACCAATTCACTTAACACATTTCCGATTCTATCTAGATGTTGGTTTTCTTCTTCGACGATGGAATTAATGTCGGGAACAACACGCCTACGCTTTGAAGTTGAGGGAGTTGATGCTTCAAAAACTTCATCAATTTCTTCCATTTCTGATGGTATTTCTTGTTGACTAATAGTATTTATTTCCAAGTTTTCTTTATTCGCACCCGACATCAATTTTTGAGCCCCAAAATTATTAGCAGGTTTTATACCATCGACCACTTTGTGTAGGCCACAAATAACTGCTATCTCTTCTTCTATGCGTGCAAGCACATACTGGTTAAATTGGCCGCCTCCAGTAGTACGCGTTTCTATTTTATTGTGAGCCAACTTCTTCCTTATAttgcattttaagtcaatccaagtctgtaaagtaaaagaaataaataaactcACTCTGGCATTAAAATTGCATTAACAAACCTTTTTCCAATTAGATACATCTTTAGTTGGAGGACCTGCCGCATTAAGTTGTCCGCTTAATTCCTTCCACAGATCTTCCACCACAACCTTGTCCCCTTTAACAAACCCTTTGGCAATGTCTTGATGATTTCTCATGAAATccagcaaaatgttgtcttggttgttgtttttgtgttttcccctgcaaaaaaaaaaaaaagtgattaaTTATTGCTTATAACATTTATAAATTGAATACTTACATGTTTCTTGGCGGCAATgtaatgaattttgttttgttttgttttatcatCCACCTGTGCTAATTACAAACCTAAAAATGTGCGCTCCGCttgtcaaaaaatattttctgccaaatcataCATTCACACGACCAAATTTAGAGCTGAATCAAACATACCAATGgcaaacaaaacaacattttttatttaataatttgcagttaataaagaaaattttttttacttttggaagcataaattggaaaaaaacatatgcagtttttattttataaagctTTCCTAAGGAGAAAAGTTCTTTTTAATGGAAAGAAAAGCGGAATAGATATCAATCCGCCAGGGTGTATGCAGTCGGAATGAAAcctcatttttttttgtggaatcgTTTTGCAGAACAACACAAAATAGAAATCGAATCACATTCGACCAAAATCGAATTGTAGAACAGGGCCGATAATTTGTTTTTGTGCTCTTAAGTGTTTCAATAGTAAATTTTTGTGAAGGTAAGTAAACATACATTCTCTTCCATGTGCGGTTTCTGACTTAGCATcagaagcaacaacaaaaaatctatttttaaacttGAACCAATAACAATAGATTATGAGAAAATAACCAGCaaaacatgaatgatagaatttCGATAGcacggcattttttttttttggtttaaatatTAAAAGATGGACAACACACAACCGCACATAAAAATACCTACATACATATGCCCGCGGGCACAGGAATA includes:
- the LOC131996765 gene encoding uncharacterized protein LOC131996765 produces the protein MIKQNKTKFITLPPRNMGKHKNNNQDNILLDFMRNHQDIAKGFVKGDKVVVEDLWKELSGQLNAAGPPTKDVSNWKKTWIDLKCNIRKKLAHNKIETRTTGGGQFNQYVLARIEEEIAVICGLHKVVDGIKPANNFGAQKLMSGANKENLEINTISQQEIPSEMEEIDEVFEASTPSTSKRRRVVPDINSIVEEENQHLDRIGNVLSELVKLKETVSNDLKKVCETLTSIESIKREELHEMKRHNIQLERSLVTKNEIKIKFLELEKLKLGLGED
- the LOC131996764 gene encoding putative nuclease HARBI1; this encodes MPAGMFLALLASRKEAFYLERVKRRKLRDAFDPTDIPDSCFIALYRLNREAFSDVLREVGPYIKKGSIPVKLQLAATLRHLAVGSFQGVIANDLNIGIARTTMCKLLWQVIKVLEDKLCPKWINLEMSENEMQSSKMHFYEKFGLPGVIGCVDGTHIRIIKPPLDASLYYNRKGYFSINAMIICDYQMRIRAIEAGRPGSSHDSFIWNLSEAKIFFTSQRRNGMRNSWLLGDSGYPLESFLMTPFKDPQPGTHQHRFNIAHTSARNIVERTIGNLKSRFRCLQNSAIQYVPQKVVKLVNVCCALHNICKHYNLRYEDILVDNEPPDQEDDIYSEENDDLPNSAESRTIRDNIALSLS